A single genomic interval of Shewanella halotolerans harbors:
- the argE gene encoding acetylornithine deacetylase, whose protein sequence is MKTFPDIKQSFRELIATPSISAQEAELDMSNQGVVSLLSQWLTDLGFDCQMQAVPDTRGKHNLLAKIGQGRGGLLLAGHTDTVPFDEGRWSQDPFTLTEKDNRWYGLGSCDMKGFFALVIEAVRQMPTQDFIRPLYILASADEETTMNGAKAFAQSKAIAPEYALIGEPTGLKPVYMHKGHLAQGIRITGRSGHSSDPAKGLNAIEIMHQVIGKLLKLKQHLAEHYREEAFSVPYPTMNFGHIHGGDAANRICGCCDLHLDIRPLPGLPLEVLEQLLTQYLAELSQRYPGAISISQLYPGSQPFAGQADAQWSQLVAQLSNQAPEVVNYATEAPYIQQLGCQTLVWGPGSIEQAHQPDEYLDTAYINKTVDLLKQLIYHACIKAP, encoded by the coding sequence ATGAAAACCTTTCCCGATATCAAGCAATCCTTTCGCGAGCTAATTGCTACCCCGTCCATCAGCGCCCAGGAAGCAGAACTCGACATGAGTAACCAAGGTGTGGTGAGTCTGCTGAGCCAGTGGCTCACCGATCTGGGCTTCGACTGCCAGATGCAGGCCGTCCCCGACACACGTGGTAAACACAACCTGCTGGCCAAGATCGGCCAGGGACGCGGTGGGCTGCTGCTGGCGGGACATACAGATACAGTTCCTTTCGACGAGGGACGCTGGAGTCAGGATCCCTTTACCCTTACCGAGAAGGATAATCGCTGGTATGGGCTGGGCAGCTGCGACATGAAGGGTTTCTTCGCGCTGGTCATAGAGGCGGTGCGCCAGATGCCGACCCAAGATTTCATTCGCCCGCTCTACATACTCGCCAGCGCCGATGAAGAAACTACGATGAATGGCGCCAAGGCCTTCGCCCAATCTAAGGCCATCGCACCTGAATATGCACTCATAGGCGAGCCCACCGGCCTAAAGCCTGTCTATATGCATAAGGGACACCTGGCACAGGGCATCCGCATCACGGGACGCAGCGGTCACTCTTCGGATCCGGCCAAGGGACTCAACGCCATAGAGATCATGCATCAGGTGATAGGCAAGCTCCTCAAGCTGAAGCAACACCTGGCGGAGCACTACCGCGAAGAGGCCTTCAGCGTGCCCTATCCCACCATGAACTTTGGCCATATTCACGGTGGCGACGCGGCCAACCGCATCTGCGGCTGCTGCGATCTGCACCTGGATATCCGCCCCCTCCCCGGCCTGCCGTTAGAGGTCTTGGAACAACTTCTGACCCAATATCTCGCCGAGCTGAGTCAGCGCTATCCTGGCGCCATCAGCATAAGCCAGCTCTATCCCGGCTCCCAGCCCTTCGCGGGACAGGCAGATGCGCAATGGTCACAGCTGGTCGCCCAGCTATCGAATCAGGCCCCCGAGGTAGTCAACTATGCGACCGAGGCTCCCTATATTCAACAACTGGGCTGTCAAACCTTAGTCTGGGGACCGGGCAGCATAGAGCAAGCACATCAGCCAGATGAGTACCTGGACACCGCCTACATAAACAAAACCGTCGACTTGCTAAAACAGTTGATTTACCACGCCTGCATAAAGGCGCCATAA
- the argC gene encoding N-acetyl-gamma-glutamyl-phosphate reductase: MKSIAIIGASGYTGAQVTSLIQADDQLKIQGLYVSENSLDKGKTLASLYPVYSHIDLSLAPLTEQAKQTIVDEADAVVLATDHGVSLHLAAWFYQAGLAVFDLSGAYRFADSEQYPKWYGFEHIYPEVLAEAVYGLAEWNAEAIAASKMIAVPGCYPTASLTALKPLKDLMTDSLPVINAVSGVTGAGRKAQLHTSFCEVSLTPYGVLGHRHQPEIATQLGQQVIFTPHLGNFKRGILATITVQMKPGVSEADIAKAYEVYESAPLVNVYHNQFPKVDDVVHTPNCLLGWKYDPLNGYLVVASAIDNLMKGAASQAHQCIKIHFNY, encoded by the coding sequence ATGAAAAGCATAGCGATAATTGGCGCCAGTGGTTACACAGGTGCTCAGGTTACTTCACTGATCCAGGCCGATGATCAGCTTAAGATTCAAGGCCTCTATGTTTCTGAAAACAGTCTGGATAAGGGCAAAACTTTGGCTAGCCTGTATCCGGTTTACAGCCATATCGATCTTAGTCTGGCACCGCTAACAGAGCAGGCCAAGCAGACCATAGTCGATGAGGCCGATGCCGTGGTGTTGGCGACCGACCATGGTGTGAGCCTGCACCTGGCGGCCTGGTTCTATCAGGCGGGTCTGGCGGTGTTCGACCTTTCCGGCGCCTACCGTTTTGCCGATAGCGAACAGTATCCCAAATGGTACGGTTTCGAGCATATCTACCCAGAGGTGTTGGCCGAGGCCGTCTATGGTCTGGCGGAGTGGAACGCCGAGGCGATTGCCGCCAGCAAGATGATTGCCGTGCCTGGCTGTTATCCCACGGCCTCGCTAACAGCGTTAAAACCCCTGAAAGATCTGATGACAGACAGCCTGCCGGTGATCAACGCCGTCAGCGGTGTGACCGGCGCCGGCAGAAAGGCGCAGCTGCACACCAGCTTCTGCGAGGTGAGCCTGACGCCTTACGGTGTGCTTGGTCATAGACATCAACCCGAGATAGCGACTCAGCTGGGGCAGCAGGTGATCTTCACCCCTCACCTGGGCAACTTTAAGCGTGGCATTCTGGCTACCATTACCGTGCAGATGAAGCCCGGGGTGAGCGAAGCCGATATTGCCAAGGCCTATGAGGTATATGAGTCGGCGCCTCTGGTGAATGTGTACCATAATCAATTTCCTAAGGTTGACGATGTGGTGCATACCCCTAACTGCCTGCTGGGATGGAAGTATGATCCCCTCAATGGCTATCTGGTGGTGGCGAGCGCTATCGACAATCTGATGAAAGGTGCGGCGAGTCAGGCGCATCAATGCATAAAGATTCATTTCAATTATTAA
- the argB gene encoding acetylglutamate kinase yields the protein MSANKKTLVLKVGGALMQCEMGLARLMASAANIIKSGQSVILVHGGGCLVDEQLKANGMETVKLDGLRVTPEEQVPIVVGALAGTSNKILQASAIKAGITSVGMSLCDGAIVNGSIKDEQLGFVGEVSPNDPTYLNFLLAQGWMPIVSSIAVDDAGNLLNVNADQAATVIAKLVGGQLVLLSDVSGVLDGKGQLIKTLDKAHADELTKLGVIEKGMKVKVEAALEVAQWMGQPVQVASWRDAEQLSALEKGESIGTQVMPH from the coding sequence ATGTCGGCAAATAAGAAAACCTTAGTGCTTAAAGTGGGTGGCGCCCTGATGCAGTGTGAGATGGGGCTGGCACGCCTGATGGCGAGCGCCGCGAACATCATCAAGTCGGGCCAATCTGTCATCTTGGTTCATGGTGGCGGTTGCCTGGTAGACGAGCAGCTCAAGGCCAATGGCATGGAGACGGTCAAGCTGGACGGTTTGCGTGTCACCCCCGAAGAGCAGGTGCCTATTGTGGTTGGCGCGCTGGCGGGGACCTCTAACAAGATCTTGCAGGCCAGTGCCATCAAGGCGGGTATCACAAGTGTGGGCATGAGCCTGTGCGATGGCGCCATAGTCAATGGCAGCATCAAAGATGAGCAGCTCGGTTTCGTGGGTGAAGTGTCGCCCAATGACCCGACTTATCTGAACTTCCTGTTGGCCCAGGGCTGGATGCCGATTGTCAGTTCGATTGCCGTGGATGACGCGGGCAATCTGCTGAACGTCAACGCCGATCAGGCGGCGACCGTGATCGCCAAGCTGGTGGGAGGTCAGTTGGTGCTGTTGTCCGACGTTAGCGGCGTGCTCGATGGTAAGGGACAGCTGATCAAGACCCTGGATAAGGCCCACGCCGATGAACTGACCAAGTTAGGCGTCATCGAGAAGGGGATGAAGGTCAAGGTCGAGGCGGCATTAGAGGTTGCCCAGTGGATGGGGCAGCCGGTACAGGTGGCCTCATGGCGCGACGCCGAACAGTTGAGCGCGCTGGAGAAGGGCGAGTCTATCGGCACTCAGGTCATGCCACATTAA
- a CDS encoding ornithine carbamoyltransferase: MNHLLSIKELNQQQLIDLLALAKTIKANPEDYRKALDGKSVVMLFEKPSLRTRVSFDIGINKLGGHCLYLDQQNGALGKREPVSDFAANISCWADAIVARTFAHSTIEQLAEHGTVPVINALSDMYHPCQGLADFLTLAEQFDDVSKVKLAYVGDGNNVTHSLMYGAALLGAKMTVICPQGHFPDGKVVLEAQAIAEAHGGELVLSSDVEAIAGHDAIYTDTWISMGDNASLDEIKAKFAPYHVDTDMMNKAGAKFFMHCLPAYRGVEVAAEVVDGAGSLILQQAENRMHAQNAVLVTLLS; encoded by the coding sequence ATGAATCACCTACTATCGATAAAAGAGCTTAACCAGCAGCAGCTGATCGACTTACTCGCCCTGGCGAAGACGATCAAGGCCAACCCAGAAGACTATCGCAAGGCACTCGACGGTAAGAGTGTGGTGATGTTATTCGAGAAGCCATCGCTGCGAACCCGCGTAAGCTTCGATATCGGTATCAATAAGTTAGGTGGTCATTGTCTCTACCTGGATCAGCAAAATGGTGCCCTGGGCAAGCGTGAGCCGGTATCCGACTTTGCCGCCAACATCTCTTGTTGGGCCGATGCCATTGTCGCGAGAACCTTTGCCCATTCGACCATAGAGCAGCTCGCCGAACATGGCACTGTACCTGTGATCAACGCGCTGTCGGACATGTACCATCCTTGTCAGGGGCTGGCGGATTTTCTGACCCTGGCGGAGCAGTTCGATGATGTCAGCAAGGTAAAGCTGGCCTATGTCGGCGATGGCAATAACGTGACCCACTCGCTCATGTATGGCGCGGCGCTGCTGGGTGCCAAGATGACGGTGATCTGTCCTCAAGGGCATTTCCCCGACGGTAAGGTGGTGCTGGAGGCGCAAGCGATTGCCGAGGCTCATGGTGGCGAGTTGGTATTGAGCTCAGATGTCGAGGCGATCGCCGGCCATGATGCCATCTATACTGATACTTGGATCTCCATGGGAGACAACGCCAGTCTAGATGAGATCAAAGCCAAATTTGCGCCTTATCATGTAGATACCGATATGATGAACAAGGCGGGAGCCAAATTCTTTATGCACTGCCTACCTGCTTATCGTGGTGTCGAGGTAGCTGCCGAGGTGGTCGATGGGGCCGGCTCACTGATCTTGCAACAGGCAGAGAACCGCATGCATGCGCAAAATGCCGTGTTGGTGACCCTACTGAGTTAA
- a CDS encoding argininosuccinate synthase encodes MSIENNKASVKKVVLAYSGGLDTSAIIPWLKETYDNCEIVAFCADVGQGEAELEGLHEKAIASGASECHIVDLKEELVADYIYPTIATGAIYEGTYLLGTSMARPIIAKAQVEVARKVGADAVCHGCTGKGNDQVRFEGCFAALAPDLTVIAPWREWSMVSREDLLDYLAERNIKTTASATKIYSRDANAWHISHEGGELEDPWNEPSKEVWTMTVAPEDAPDEPEYVSVEMEAGRITKVNGQSYTPYGALMALNEIAGAHGVGRIDITENRLVGMKSRGCYETPGGTVMFAALRAIEELVLDKTSREWREQVGAKMAHLVYDGRWFTPLCESLLGASQPLANLLNGEVVLKLYKGQAQAVKKRSPNSLYSEEFATFGEDEVYNQKDAEGFIRLYSLASRIRALNVK; translated from the coding sequence ATGTCTATCGAAAACAACAAAGCATCGGTGAAAAAAGTGGTATTGGCCTACTCGGGTGGTCTGGATACATCGGCGATCATTCCTTGGCTAAAAGAGACCTATGATAACTGTGAGATCGTTGCCTTCTGCGCCGACGTGGGTCAGGGCGAGGCCGAGCTTGAAGGGCTGCATGAGAAGGCTATCGCCTCGGGGGCGTCCGAGTGCCATATCGTGGATCTGAAAGAGGAGCTGGTAGCCGATTATATCTACCCCACCATAGCGACAGGCGCCATCTACGAAGGCACCTATCTGCTGGGCACCTCCATGGCCAGACCTATTATCGCCAAGGCACAGGTGGAAGTGGCACGTAAAGTGGGCGCAGACGCCGTATGTCACGGTTGTACCGGTAAGGGCAACGATCAGGTGCGTTTCGAGGGCTGTTTTGCCGCCCTGGCACCGGACCTTACTGTGATCGCTCCTTGGCGTGAGTGGAGCATGGTGAGCCGTGAAGATCTGCTGGACTATCTGGCAGAGCGCAACATCAAGACGACCGCCTCGGCTACCAAAATCTACAGCCGTGACGCCAACGCCTGGCACATCTCCCACGAAGGTGGTGAGCTGGAAGATCCGTGGAACGAGCCAAGCAAAGAAGTATGGACCATGACGGTTGCGCCGGAAGACGCGCCCGATGAGCCTGAGTATGTGTCGGTTGAGATGGAAGCCGGTCGTATTACTAAGGTTAATGGTCAGTCATACACTCCTTATGGTGCCCTGATGGCCCTTAATGAGATTGCCGGCGCCCATGGCGTGGGCCGTATCGATATCACCGAAAACCGTCTGGTGGGCATGAAGTCTCGTGGTTGTTACGAAACCCCTGGTGGCACAGTAATGTTTGCCGCGCTCAGAGCGATCGAAGAGCTGGTACTGGACAAGACCAGCCGAGAATGGCGTGAGCAGGTAGGTGCCAAGATGGCGCACCTGGTCTATGACGGTCGTTGGTTTACCCCACTGTGTGAATCGCTGCTGGGGGCCTCTCAGCCACTGGCGAACCTGCTGAACGGTGAAGTGGTACTTAAGCTCTATAAGGGCCAGGCGCAGGCGGTGAAGAAACGTTCTCCTAATAGTCTGTATTCTGAGGAATTTGCCACCTTTGGTGAAGACGAAGTCTATAACCAGAAAGATGCGGAAGGCTTCATTCGTCTCTATTCATTGGCGAGCCGTATCCGGGCGCTAAACGTTAAGTAG
- the argH gene encoding argininosuccinate lyase: MALWGGRFSQESSALFKLFNDSLPVDYRLVEEDIVGSIAWADAITGVGILTQEECQSLKQALQELLAEVKDQPETILASGAEDIHSFVEQSLIAKVGDLGKKLHTGRSRNDQVATDLKLWCKKEGQALLELLAQLRAALLSLASRELDAVMPGYTHLQRAQPVAFGHWCLAYVEMFERDISRLQDCLQRLDTCPLGTGALAGTAYPMDRYALAKSLGFASPTLNSLDSVSDRDHVIELCSDAAISMMHLSRMAEDLIFFNSGEAGFIELDDQVTSGSSLMPQKKNPDALELIRGKTGRVYGSLMGILTTMKALPLAYNKDMQEDKEGLFDVMDSWSICLEMAALVLSGLKVNRENTLSAAQQGYANATELADYLVAKGMPFREAHHVVGEVVVEAIAQKKPIEEFELASLQVFASVIQEDVYQCLTIDSCLAKREALGGTSLTQVEAALAAKG, translated from the coding sequence ATGGCGTTATGGGGCGGAAGATTTAGCCAAGAGAGCAGCGCACTGTTTAAACTTTTCAACGATTCCCTGCCGGTCGATTATCGGCTGGTGGAAGAAGATATTGTCGGTTCCATTGCCTGGGCCGATGCCATCACAGGTGTGGGCATTCTCACCCAGGAAGAGTGTCAGTCCCTCAAGCAGGCGTTGCAAGAACTGCTGGCCGAGGTGAAGGATCAGCCAGAGACCATCTTGGCCTCCGGCGCCGAAGACATTCATAGTTTCGTCGAGCAATCCTTGATCGCCAAGGTCGGTGACCTGGGTAAGAAGCTGCATACCGGCCGCTCGCGCAACGATCAGGTGGCGACCGATCTTAAGCTCTGGTGCAAGAAGGAGGGCCAAGCCCTGCTCGAACTGTTGGCGCAACTGAGAGCGGCGCTGCTGTCGCTGGCCAGCCGAGAGCTGGACGCCGTCATGCCGGGTTATACCCATCTGCAGCGGGCGCAGCCTGTGGCCTTCGGTCACTGGTGCCTGGCCTATGTGGAGATGTTTGAGCGTGATATCAGCCGACTGCAAGATTGTCTGCAGCGTCTCGATACCTGTCCGCTGGGCACGGGTGCGCTGGCTGGTACCGCTTATCCAATGGACAGATACGCGCTGGCTAAGTCATTGGGATTCGCCTCGCCAACCCTTAATAGCCTGGATTCTGTGTCAGATAGAGACCATGTGATCGAGTTGTGTTCAGACGCCGCCATCAGCATGATGCACCTGAGCCGCATGGCCGAAGATTTGATCTTCTTCAATAGCGGTGAGGCGGGCTTTATCGAACTGGACGATCAGGTGACATCCGGCTCTTCCTTGATGCCGCAGAAGAAAAACCCAGATGCGCTTGAGCTGATCCGTGGCAAGACGGGCCGTGTCTATGGCAGCCTGATGGGCATTCTGACCACCATGAAGGCACTGCCTCTGGCTTACAACAAGGATATGCAGGAAGACAAAGAGGGCCTGTTTGACGTGATGGACAGCTGGTCTATCTGTCTGGAGATGGCGGCTCTGGTACTCTCAGGCTTAAAGGTCAACAGAGAGAATACCCTGTCGGCGGCCCAGCAGGGTTATGCCAATGCAACCGAGCTTGCAGATTACCTGGTCGCCAAAGGCATGCCGTTTAGAGAGGCGCATCATGTGGTGGGTGAGGTCGTGGTCGAGGCGATCGCCCAGAAGAAACCTATCGAAGAGTTCGAGTTGGCTAGCCTGCAGGTGTTCGCCAGTGTCATCCAGGAAGATGTTTATCAATGTCTGACAATAGACTCTTGCCTGGCGAAACGTGAGGCGCTGGGTGGTACCTCACTCACTCAGGTGGAGGCTGCATTGGCTGCCAAGGGCTAG
- a CDS encoding penicillin-binding protein 1A, whose translation MKWFKRITIALFSLALLGIGAIAAAYFYVLPDLPDVTTLKTVKLQTPLRIYSADGKLISQFGEKRRIPVEYEQVPQQLINAVLDTEDARFFEHKGIDPIGIIRAAVILATTGKKSQGASTITQQVARGFFLSREKTYIRKIKEIFLALKIEQALSKKEILTLYLNRSFLGNRAYGVGAAAQVYYGKELEELTLPEMAMIAGLPQAPSAANPIRNPARAMNRRNWVLSRMLEKENITQDEYQEAIRAPITAKYHGAEVELYAPYISEMARDYLVEKLGEEEAYTGGYNVYTTVDSRLQMLAQEALRNNVYAYDERHGYRGATKVLWDAEGASKLDEAQIVTQLKQTQSFQGLEPAAVIEVAEQSVTVINTKGETLTLEWEGLKWARKFISNKRQGKAPKTAGEILKAGEQVWIRNNGNIWQLSQIPEVASAIVSLDPKDGAIKTLVGGYSFHTSQYNRVTQAKRQLGSNIKPFIYTGALEKGYTLATLINNAPINNADIRQGTAWRPKNSPDKYTGPTRLRVGLAQSINVMSVRAMRYTGLESAIDTLVKFGFDRDDLPQNESLALGSPSVTPLQVVTAFSVFANGGYRVEPYFIDHIDNAYEQTVEEASPTLACTPELAEPQTLPTDDPFAAMAQELPNQEVANQEITGLEVASQEVNAEDPSCPSTARHAPQIISKQTAFLITEALKSVIWGGGDWSKGTGWNGTAWRAARVVNRHDIAGKTGTTNESKDTWFSGFTPTLATTVWVGFDDHSIELGRTAWNTNGAKDQISGAEAGAKTAGPGWNEFMKNALQGTPELPSPPPEGIVSARIDLATGKLSRKTDYTTKFEYFIQGTEPKEFATEAQTQEDIFIDDSVEDLFQ comes from the coding sequence GTGAAGTGGTTTAAACGAATTACCATCGCTCTATTTAGCCTAGCCCTTTTGGGAATAGGTGCAATTGCTGCGGCCTATTTTTATGTGCTGCCGGACCTCCCCGATGTTACCACTCTTAAAACCGTAAAATTGCAAACTCCATTACGAATTTACAGCGCTGATGGCAAATTAATTTCACAATTTGGCGAAAAACGCCGCATTCCAGTCGAATATGAGCAGGTACCGCAACAATTGATTAATGCGGTGCTCGACACAGAAGACGCCCGCTTCTTCGAACATAAGGGGATCGACCCCATCGGCATCATACGTGCCGCAGTGATTCTGGCTACCACAGGTAAGAAGAGCCAGGGGGCGAGTACCATCACCCAGCAGGTTGCCCGCGGCTTCTTCCTCTCCAGAGAGAAGACCTATATTCGCAAGATCAAAGAGATCTTCCTGGCCCTGAAAATCGAGCAGGCACTGAGTAAAAAAGAGATCTTAACCCTCTATCTCAACCGCTCCTTCCTGGGTAACCGCGCCTACGGTGTCGGCGCCGCCGCTCAGGTCTACTATGGCAAGGAACTCGAAGAGCTTACCCTGCCAGAGATGGCCATGATTGCCGGTCTGCCACAGGCGCCTTCTGCCGCCAACCCTATACGTAATCCGGCCCGCGCGATGAATCGTCGCAACTGGGTACTCAGCCGTATGCTGGAGAAAGAGAACATTACCCAAGACGAGTACCAGGAAGCGATAAGAGCACCTATCACCGCCAAGTACCATGGTGCCGAGGTAGAGCTCTATGCACCTTACATCTCAGAAATGGCTCGCGACTATCTGGTCGAAAAACTCGGTGAAGAGGAAGCCTATACTGGCGGTTACAACGTCTATACCACTGTCGACTCTCGCCTGCAGATGCTGGCCCAAGAGGCACTGCGCAACAACGTCTACGCCTATGACGAGCGCCACGGCTATCGCGGCGCGACTAAGGTGTTATGGGACGCAGAAGGCGCGAGCAAGCTAGATGAGGCCCAAATCGTCACGCAGCTGAAGCAGACTCAAAGCTTCCAAGGGCTCGAGCCCGCCGCCGTGATCGAGGTTGCCGAGCAGAGCGTCACGGTTATCAATACGAAGGGCGAAACCCTCACCCTGGAGTGGGAAGGACTCAAGTGGGCGCGCAAGTTCATCAGCAACAAGCGTCAGGGCAAGGCACCTAAAACCGCTGGTGAGATCCTCAAGGCTGGCGAACAGGTCTGGATCCGCAACAACGGTAACATCTGGCAGCTGTCGCAAATTCCTGAGGTGGCCAGCGCCATCGTCTCGCTGGATCCTAAGGATGGCGCCATCAAGACCCTAGTGGGCGGCTACAGCTTTCACACCAGCCAATACAACCGTGTCACTCAGGCCAAGCGTCAGCTGGGCTCCAACATCAAGCCCTTCATCTATACAGGTGCGCTTGAGAAAGGCTACACCTTGGCTACGCTGATCAACAACGCGCCGATCAACAACGCCGACATACGCCAGGGCACTGCGTGGCGACCTAAGAACTCACCCGATAAGTACACAGGGCCGACACGCCTGAGAGTCGGTCTGGCACAATCGATCAACGTCATGTCGGTACGCGCCATGCGCTATACCGGGCTAGAAAGTGCTATCGACACCCTGGTCAAGTTCGGTTTCGACCGCGACGATCTACCACAAAATGAGTCCCTGGCGCTGGGCTCACCTTCAGTGACGCCGCTGCAGGTGGTCACCGCCTTCTCGGTATTTGCAAATGGCGGTTACCGGGTCGAGCCTTACTTTATCGACCATATCGACAATGCCTACGAGCAGACGGTAGAAGAAGCTAGCCCTACGCTAGCCTGCACACCTGAGTTAGCCGAGCCACAGACGCTGCCAACGGACGATCCTTTTGCAGCGATGGCGCAGGAACTGCCTAATCAGGAAGTGGCAAATCAAGAGATAACAGGCCTAGAAGTCGCGAGCCAGGAGGTTAACGCCGAAGATCCTAGCTGTCCAAGCACGGCTCGCCACGCACCGCAGATCATCAGCAAACAGACAGCCTTCCTTATCACCGAAGCCTTGAAGAGCGTAATCTGGGGCGGCGGCGATTGGAGCAAGGGCACAGGATGGAACGGCACCGCCTGGCGCGCCGCCCGTGTGGTAAACCGTCACGATATCGCGGGTAAGACAGGTACCACCAACGAATCGAAAGATACTTGGTTCAGTGGCTTCACACCGACGCTGGCAACTACCGTATGGGTCGGCTTCGACGATCACAGCATCGAACTGGGCCGCACCGCCTGGAACACCAACGGCGCGAAAGATCAGATCTCGGGTGCCGAAGCCGGTGCCAAGACCGCCGGCCCAGGCTGGAACGAGTTTATGAAGAATGCCCTCCAAGGCACGCCTGAGCTACCTTCTCCTCCACCGGAAGGTATAGTTTCGGCCCGTATCGACCTGGCCACAGGCAAGTTGAGCCGTAAGACAGACTACACCACCAAGTTCGAGTATTTCATCCAGGGGACTGAGCCGAAGGAATTTGCCACCGAGGCGCAGACTCAGGAAGATATCTTTATCGATGATTCGGTAGAAGATCTGTTCCAATAG
- a CDS encoding pilus assembly protein PilM: MLSNLWKRQAPQMVGIDIGSHEIKAILLSKTADGYKILSHAAVPVKKGAVNDHEIRDSDAVLESLRLIKRSLPKSVKYAAAAVSGSAVMTKVIYMDASLSEEEMETQIEIEADNLIPYSLDEVSIDFETLSVNSADPSKVDVLLSACRTENIDARVDSLDDINLEAKVIDVEGYALGRSFELVAAQLPDGAENKVVALVDIGANMTTFAVVEKGETTFIREQAFGGEQFTQSILSFYGMSHEQAEKAKLEGDLPRNYMFEVLSPFQTQLLQQIKRTLQIYCTSSGKDKVDHIVLCGGTSKLEGMANLLTNELGVHTIIADPFLGCLHADEQVKTQLQPNINKYMVACGLALRSYSQWRT, encoded by the coding sequence ATGCTTTCAAATTTATGGAAGCGTCAGGCTCCGCAGATGGTCGGGATCGATATTGGTTCCCACGAGATAAAAGCAATACTGCTGAGTAAGACTGCTGATGGTTATAAAATTTTGAGTCACGCAGCGGTGCCAGTTAAAAAAGGCGCCGTTAATGATCATGAGATAAGAGATTCAGACGCGGTTTTGGAGTCCTTAAGATTGATCAAACGATCTTTGCCTAAGAGCGTAAAATATGCGGCGGCTGCGGTTTCGGGATCGGCTGTGATGACCAAGGTGATCTACATGGATGCTTCACTCAGTGAAGAGGAGATGGAGACCCAGATCGAGATCGAAGCCGACAACCTTATCCCCTATTCGCTCGATGAAGTCAGCATAGATTTTGAAACTCTCAGCGTAAACAGTGCTGACCCCTCCAAGGTGGATGTGTTGCTGAGTGCCTGTCGCACCGAGAATATCGATGCCAGAGTCGATAGTCTGGACGATATCAATCTCGAAGCCAAAGTGATTGATGTTGAAGGATATGCGCTGGGACGATCGTTCGAGTTAGTCGCCGCTCAGTTGCCCGATGGCGCCGAAAATAAGGTCGTCGCCCTGGTCGATATCGGCGCGAACATGACCACCTTTGCTGTGGTGGAGAAGGGGGAGACGACCTTTATCCGCGAACAGGCCTTTGGTGGTGAGCAGTTTACCCAGTCGATCCTATCTTTCTACGGTATGTCTCATGAGCAGGCGGAGAAGGCCAAGCTCGAAGGTGATTTGCCACGCAATTATATGTTCGAGGTACTCTCGCCCTTCCAGACGCAACTGCTACAACAGATTAAGCGAACCTTACAGATTTACTGCACTTCGAGTGGCAAGGATAAGGTCGATCATATCGTCTTATGTGGCGGAACCTCAAAGCTGGAAGGCATGGCTAATCTGCTTACGAATGAACTCGGCGTTCATACCATCATTGCCGACCCTTTCTTGGGTTGCTTGCATGCGGACGAGCAAGTGAAGACACAACTACAGCCCAATATTAATAAATACATGGTCGCGTGTGGATTAGCGCTGAGGAGTTACTCTCAATGGCGAACATAA
- a CDS encoding PilN domain-containing protein, protein MANINLLPWREEAREKQKRDYLGILAAVFIGAALVVYLALTVLDMMTEEQRGRNAYLQGEIQLLEKQIAEIKKIRERKKDIERRTEIILNLQQARNLPTHVLDELVRVVPPGIYLSSIEKKGSLLWIQGRSESNNNVANMMRKIKASMWLHDPNMQSIVSQNDEMRQLQRFSLRVSIGEEDADNAKATQGASK, encoded by the coding sequence ATGGCGAACATAAACTTATTGCCCTGGCGCGAAGAAGCAAGAGAAAAACAAAAACGCGATTATCTGGGCATATTAGCTGCTGTATTTATCGGCGCGGCATTAGTCGTTTATTTAGCCTTAACGGTTCTCGATATGATGACCGAGGAGCAGAGAGGTAGAAATGCCTATCTGCAGGGTGAAATTCAGCTGTTAGAAAAACAGATTGCCGAAATTAAAAAGATTCGTGAGCGTAAGAAAGATATCGAGCGTCGTACCGAGATCATATTAAACCTGCAACAGGCAAGAAACTTACCCACTCATGTATTGGATGAGTTGGTGCGTGTCGTGCCCCCGGGAATATATCTTTCCAGCATAGAAAAGAAGGGCAGCTTGCTGTGGATCCAGGGACGTAGTGAGTCTAACAACAACGTCGCCAACATGATGCGTAAGATCAAGGCCTCAATGTGGTTACACGATCCCAATATGCAGTCGATCGTCTCACAGAATGATGAGATGCGTCAGCTACAGCGTTTCAGTTTAAGGGTCTCTATCGGTGAAGAAGATGCAGATAATGCCAAGGCGACACAAGGAGCGAGCAAATGA